From Ananas comosus cultivar F153 linkage group 8, ASM154086v1, whole genome shotgun sequence, one genomic window encodes:
- the LOC109713599 gene encoding uncharacterized protein LOC109713599, with protein sequence MGQDVTLEFENHSQSRHTRKIVQPSCRSKEKAEDCKKKRQTTSRYYHLKSSDGDFRELPLDRIPNFHCKSLPSRTFEPNLEENAVLKRGSMYQSSREVRRMRKLKEGRRKIDSAYDEGAFLSFKIVDSVSQPSTSEILPLCKENRSPLVALYAEPKSSSSDPAHPITGRSVEFLDLSFRDLPEKRLKGDDTSSPDFSFQKMHLLDELLEISLDYEETKSHCRRAAPGKSFPETDTVGALPKSFSTKVGLVDSPSQPEVVIKNATSKARPSPFKRMLDPIMKSKSMRSSSLLEPESANLTDPVNVRRNGISRKSLLNDFSKATKNLESTHQSVGEDRFMTTASSPAHLHAVLKLDFNNGVPSFEFSTKYPEDVLSAKAWKTGNAYNWVYTFHSYNRRISSGGRSSKDKHGHSPPIVGQMQVSCYLCSEVRDDGVLSNSTVTEFVLYDIAQARRSFAVEERTQYSSSSVHPSTSSVAENLGTSEQQHHLGDTLNSSCDYPASTSYPWSQSDLHPHLEIAAIVIQIPFNKKDCLRELKRRGVNLPNATSVDQRRETTTNISCPNVVKVVTPSGPHGLPNGDDAGPSSLLDRWRFGGGCDCGGWDMSCPVVVFENPCDDDWANCLTMESKKPLELFVQGSKEKIPALSIMADGKGQYSIYFHAQLSALQAFSICIAMLHCSEASSAVVGQEKNKHKLYSNSLKLLLEEEVRQLIEAVALEEKKKTKKKAEQIPPAFLLDPPFSPMGRV encoded by the exons ATGGGACAGGATGTGACTTTGGAATTTGAGAATCATTCCCAATCAAGGCATACTCGCAAAATTGTTCAACCCTCTTGTCGCAGCAAGGAAAAAGCAGAAGATTGTAAGAAAAAAAGACAAACAACTAGCAGATATTACCATTTGAAAAGTTCAGATGGCGACTTTAGAGAATTACCCCTTGACCGCATCCCAAATTTCCATTGCAAAAGCTTACCTTCCAGAACCTTCGAACCGAATCTGGAAGAAAACGCAGTGCTAAAACGTGGCTCTATGTATCAGAGCTCCAGAGAAGTAAGGAGGATGAGAAAGCTCAAGGAGGGAAGGAGGAAAATAGATTCAGCTTATGATGAAGGCGCATTTCTCTCCTTTAAGATTGTCGATTCAGTGTCTCAACCCAGCACAAGCGAAATACTTCCGCTATGCAAGGAGAACAGATCGCCTCTCGTCGCCTTGTATGCTGAACCAAAGTCATCTTCTTCTGACCCAGCTCACCCAATCACTGGAAGATCCGTGGAATTTCTTGATCTTTCATTCCGTGATCTTCCTGAGAAGCGCTTGAAAGGTGATGATACTTCAAGCCCAGATTTCAGTTTTCAGAAAATGCACTTATTAGATGAACTGTTGGAGATCTCTCTTGACTATGAGGAGACTAAAAGTCATTGCAGAAGAGCAGCCCCTGGCAAAAGCTTTCCTGAAACAGACACAGTAGGTGCTCTTCCCAAGTCATTTTCGACCAAGGTAGGACTAGTTGATTCTCCTAGCCAACCGGAGGTCGTCATTAAAAATGCAACCTCAAAAGCTCGACCAAGCCCATTCAAGAGGATGTTGGACCCAATCATGAAGTCCAAATCTATGAGAAGCTCATCTCTCCTTGAACCGGAATCAGCTAATTTGACTGATCCTGTGAACGTCAGGAGGAACGGAATCTCTCGTAAATCTTTGTTGAACGACTTCTCGAAGGCAACAAAAAATTTGGAGTCTACTCATCAGTCTGTTGGGGAAGATCGATTCATGACAACTGCTTCTTCACCTGCTCATCTACATGCTGTTCTTAAGTTGGACTTCAACAACGGCGTCCCATCTTTCGAGTTCTCCACTAAGTACCCAGAAGATGTTCTTTCTGCAAAAGCATGGAAAACAGGAAATGCATATAACTGGGTCTACACCTTCCATAGTTATAACAGGAGGATTAGTAGCGGGGGACGATCTAGCAAAGATAAGCATGGGCATTCACCTCCGATTGTTGGCCAAATGCAGGTCTCCTGTTATCTGTGCTCAGAAGTAAGAGACGATGGAGTTTTGAGTAACTCCACTGTAACCGAGTTTGTTTTATACGACATTGCTCAGGCCAGACGGAGCTTTGCTGTTGAAGAGAGAACTCAGTACTCATCAAGTTCAGTTCACCCTTCCACATCTAGTGTTGCTGAAAACTTGGGCACATCGGAACAGCAACACCACTTAGGAGACACTTTAAATAGTAGCTGTGATTATCCTGCCTCTACCTCTTACCCATGGTCACAATCAGATTTACATCCGCATCTGGAAATTGCGGCTATTGTTATTCAAATACCTTTTAACAAAAAAGACTGCTTACGAGAACTGAAGAGACGAGGGGTCAATTTACCAAATGCCACTTCTGTTGATCAGAGAAGGGAGACGACCACGAATATCTCGTGTCCTAATGTGGTAAAAGTGGTTACTCCTAGCGGGCCTCACGGATTGCCTAATGGTGACGATGCGGGTCCTTCTTCGTTATTAGATAGATGGAGATTCGGCGGAGGCTGTGACTGTGGTGGGTGGGACATGTCCTGTCCAGTTGTTGTGTTTGAGAATCCATGTGATGATGATTGGGCTAACTGCTTGACAATGGAGAGCAAGAAACCATTGGAGCTTTTTGTTCAG GGAAGCAAGGAAAAGATACCTGCACTATCCATAATGGCCGATGGAAAAGGACAATATTCGATTTACTTTCATGCGCAACTATCGGCATTACAAGCGTTTTCCATCTGCATCGCCATGTTACACTGTTCCGAAGCTTCTTCAGCTGTTGTTGGTCAAGAGAAGAACAAGCACAAGTTGTACTCGAATTCGCTGAAGCTGCTCCTCGAGGAAGAAGTGAGACAGTTGATCGAAGCAGTCGCGCtcgaagaaaagaagaagaccAAAAAGAAAGCGGAGCAGATCCCGCCGGCTTTCTTGCTCGACCCGCCCTTTTCTCCGATGGGAAGAGTCTAG
- the LOC109714659 gene encoding AT-hook motif nuclear-localized protein 9-like, translating to MSGSASPFTREGTSANRPCPSAALCENPKLIRMLRNPSVNLACISDTSGSPGSAFNAESSSVPICNAHGSDVGGGPANVAPKESVKRRRGRPRKYGSDGTVASLSANMVSAQEATDTPAQSQKRGRGRPPGSGRKQRLALLGEWVESSAGIGFTPHVITVPKGEDIALKISQFSQQSRRAIFVMSASGSVAEATLQCREAPNHAATYEGPFDILFLSGSYLSTEESQATTGSLSIFLTYSNGMLLGGPVRGPIIAAAPVQLIVGSFIYGGTRMKEKGKGKQAAGSEFVGDSSRTAFSTVPPKNFAHSREGWSNLKHTGNIGINSTRG from the exons ATGTCGGGATCAGCATCGCCCTTCACGCGAGAAGGAACAAGTGCCAATAGACCTTGCCCGTCAGCCGCTTTATGTGAAAATCCTAAGTTGATTCGTATGCTGCGTAATCCCAGTGTGAATTTAGCTTGTATTAGTGATACTAGCGGTTCACCAGGATCTGCATTTAATGCAGAGTCTTCGTCGGTACCGATCTGCAATGCCCATGGCAGCGATGTAGGTGGCGGGCCAGCCAATGTGGCCCCTAAAGAGTCTGTAAAGAGGAGGCGCGGAAGGCCGCGGAAATACGGATCGGATGGAACAGTAGCTTCCTTGTCAGCGAACATGGTTTCAGCACAAGAGGCGACTGACACGCCTGCTCAAAGTCAGAAGCGAGGAAGAGGACGACCGCCCGGTTCAGGAAGAAAGCAGCGGTTAGCACTGCTTG GAGAATGGGTTGAAAGCTCAGCTGGAATAGGCTTCACTCCACATGTAATCACAGTTCCAAAAGGAGAG GATATTGCATTGAAGATATCGCAATTCTCACAACAGAGTCGTAGAGCTATCTTTGTTATGTCAGCGAGTGGTTCCGTCGCCGAAGCGACTCTCCAGTGCCGAGAAGCCCCTAATCACGCTGCAACTTACGAG GGTCCTTTCGACATACTTTTTTTATCAGGCTCCTATTTATCGACAGAGGAATCGCAAGCTACGACGGGGAGTTTAAGCATTTTTCTCACCTATTCTAATGGTATGTTGCTCGGCGGTCCTGTTCGTGGACCAATAATAGCTGCGGCCCCTGTTCAG CTTATTGTTGGAAGCTTCATTTATGGCGGAACGAGGATgaaggagaaaggaaaaggCAAGCAGGCAGCAGGTTCTGAGTTTGTGGGAGACAGTTCAAGAACAGCATTCAGTACAGTTCCTCCTAAAAATTTTGCTCATTCAAGAGAGGGCTGGTCTAATCTTAAGCACACTGGTAACATTGGAATCAACTCGACTCGCGGATAG
- the LOC109714471 gene encoding probable phospholipid hydroperoxide glutathione peroxidase: MLYSPRIALSRGSSRFLGSLILRRSISSASLLHLPKTPSSFSPLRSPKALLIRSRGPSLRPVRFASSMASASATSVHDFTVKDARGNDVDLSIYKGKVLLIVNVASQCGLTNSNYTELSQLYEKYKDQGFEILAFPCNQFGGQEPGSNEEIVEFACTRFKAEYPIFDKVDVNGDNTAPLYKFLKSSKGSLFGNSIKWNFSKFLVDKDGNVVDRYAPTTSPLSIEKDIKKLLGIS; the protein is encoded by the exons ATGCTCTACTCTCCTCGCATCGCCCTCTCTCGCGGCTCCTCTCGCTTTCTCGGGAGTTTAATACTACGAAGAAGCATCTCCTCCGCATCTCTCCTCCATCTCCCCAAAACCCCCTCCTCCTTTTCCCCTTTGCGTTCCCCAAAAGCGCTTTTGATCCGTTCGAGAGGCCCTTCTCTTCGCCCAGTTCGCTTCGCGTCCTCCATGGCCAGCGCGTCCGCGACCTCGGTCCACGATTTCACCGTCAAG GATGCCAGAGGAAATGATGTGGACCTCAGCATTTACAAGGGGAAGGTTCTGTTGATTGTGAATGTTGCATCACAATG TGGATTGACCAATTCGAACTATACGGAGCTGAGTCAGTTGTATGAGAAGTACAAGGATCAGG GATTTGAGATTCTAGCATTTCCGTGCAATCAGTTCGGTGGACAAGAACCTGGAAGCAATGAGGAGATTGTCGAATTTGCTTGCACTCGCTTTAAGGCTGAATACCCAATATTCGACAAG GTTGATGTGAATGGGGACAATACGGCCCCTCTATACAAGTTTCTCAAGTCCAGCAAAGGCAGTCTCTTTGGAAACAGCATAAAGTGGAACTTCTCCAAGTTCTTGGTGGACAAGGACGGCAACGTCGTTGACCGCTATGCCCCAACCACCTCCCCACTGAGCATTGAG AAAGACATCAAGAAGCTGCTTGGAATTTCGTAA
- the LOC109713640 gene encoding FT-interacting protein 1-like isoform X2, translated as MSSNLTLGVEVVSARELAPPRDGDGTANAFAELHFDSQQSRTTVKDRDLSPVWNEAFRFRVSDPSSLPELRLHALVFHLNRSTGSRSLLGKACISSTSFVSFADAATLYYPLEKRSLFSRARGELGLKVYLTNSSIPAVDPLIQPGAAFNQDPPSLADKTETVARNNSFLHLSREQVAAEPALTFAVKEMKPEPLRAVSVPAFPSASFRQPFDFQLKETNPPLGAGRAFGGRVFPGGRTAGTYDLVERMHYLFVRVVKGRELPPRDVAGSIDPFVEVRLGNYRGTTKHFEKKHNPEWDEVFAFSRESVQSSLVEVVLKDKSLAKDGVVGRVHFDLNEVPMRVPPDSPLAPEWYRLENVRGERIKGELMLAVWIGTQADECFPNALHADSAPVDPILASVHIRGKVYHAPRLWYVRVHVVEAQDVFLSDRSRVGEVFVRAKLGSQVLKTRVAPCRTPPYYRWDEDHLFVAAEPFEEELILSVEDRVGPNKEEVIGHCRVPLAQLERRFDEREVASRWFGLQRHGGGAEAIKEEKFSSKLHLRLCLEGGYHVLSESTHYSSDLRPTAKHLWRDPIGLLELGVLNADGLTPMRTRDGRGTCDPYCVAKYGQKWVRTRTVVDRLSPRFHEQYTWDVHDHATVLTVGVFDNCQLERRPAGAEAVRDAIVGKVRIRLSTLETGRVYTHSYPLLVLHNSGVKKMGELHLAIRFSATSFSDTLYAYSRPLLPRMHYVRPLSMVQQEVLRHQAVQIVALRLSRMEPPLRREVVEHMSDAHAHLWSMRRSKANFFRLMSVFSGVFAVAKWFADVCCWTNPVTTVLVHLLFVMLVCFPELILPTFFLYLFLIGLWNYRRRPRHPPHMNTRISHADVAHPDELDEEFDTFPTSRSPEIVRMRYDRLRSVAGRIQTIVGDVATQGERCQALVSWRDPRATAVFLLFCLCAALVLYVTPFPVVALLPGFYCMRHPRFRNRLPAVPMNFFRRLPARTDCLL; from the exons ATGAGCAGCAATCTCACACTGGGGGTCGAAGTCGTCAGCGCCCGCGAACTTGCCCCGCCCCGAGACGGCGACGGCACCGCCAACGCCTTCGCGGAGCTCCACTTCGACTCCCAGCAGTCCCGCACCACCGTAAAGGACCGCGACCTGAGCCCGGTCTGGAACGAG GCCTTTCGCTTCCGTGTCTCCGACCCCTCGTCCCTCCCCGAGCTCCGCCTCCACGCCCTCGTCTTCCACCTCAACCGGTCCACCGGCTCCAGGTCCCTCCTCGGCAAGGCCTGCATCTCCAGCACCTCCTTCGTTTCCTTCGCCGACGCCGCCACTCTTTACTACCCCTTGGAGAAGCGCTCCCTCTTCTCCCGCGCCCGGGGGGAGCTCGGCCTCAAAGTGTACTTAACTAACTCTTCAATCCCAGCCGTTGATCCTCTGATCCAGCCCGGCGCTGCTTTTAATCAGGACCCTCCATCACTTGCGGACAAAACAGAGACCGTTGCTCGTAATAACAGCTTCCTCCACCTCTCCAGAGAGCAAGTGGCGGCGGAACCGGCGTTGACGTTTGCGGTGAAAGAGATGAAGCCGGAGCCGCTCCGCGCCGTGTCGGTGCCGGCGTTCCCGTCGGCTTCGTTCCGGCAGCCGTTCGACTTCCAGCTGAAGGAAACCAACCCTCCGCTCGGCGCCGGCCGCGCCTTCGGGGGGCGGGTCTTccccggcggccggacggccgGGACCTACGACCTCGTGGAGCGGATGCACTACCTCTTCGTCCGCGTCGTGAAGGGCCGGGAGCTCCCCCCGCGCGACGTCGCGGGGAGCATCGACCCGTTCGTGGAGGTGCGGCTCGGGAACTACCGGGGGACGACGAAGCACTTCGAGAAGAAGCACAACCCGGAGTGGGACGAGGTGTTCGCGTTCTCGCGGGAGAGCGTGCAGTCGTCGCTGGTGGAGGTGGTGCTCAAGGATAAGTCGCTCGCGAAGGACGGCGTCGTGGGCCGGGTGCACTTCGACCTGAACGAGGTGCCGATGCGCGTCCCGCCGGACAGCCCGCTGGCTCCGGAGTGGTACCGGCTGGAGAACGTCAGGGGGGAGAGGATCAAGGGCGAGCTGATGCTGGCGGTGTGGATCGGGACGCAGGCCGACGAGTGCTTCCCGAACGCGCTGCACGCCGACTCCGCTCCGGTCGATCCGATCCTCGCGAGCGTCCACATCCGGGGGAAGGTCTACCACGCGCCGCGGCTGTGGTACGTCCGGGTGCACGTCGTGGAGGCGCAGGACGTGTTCCTGTCGGACCGCAGCCGGGTGGGCGAGGTGTTCGTCCGGGCGAAGCTGGGGAGCCAGGTGCTGAAGACGCGGGTGGCGCCGTGCCGGACGCCGCCGTACTACCGGTGGGACGAGGATCACCTGTTCGTGGCGGCGGAGCCCTTCGAGGAGGAGCTGATCCTGTCGGTGGAGGACCGCGTGGGGCCGAACAAGGAGGAGGTGATCGGCCACTGCCGCGTGCCGCTGGCGCAGCTGGAGCGGCGGTTCGACGAGCGGGAGGTCGCGTCGAGGTGGTTCGGCCTGCAGAggcacggcggcggcgcggaggcGATCAAGGAGGAGAAGTTCTCCAGCAAGCTCCACCTCCGGCTCTGCCTCGAGGGCGGCTACCACGTGCTGAGCGAGTCGACGCACTACAGCAGCGATCTCCGCCCGACGGCGAAGCACCTGTGGAGGGATCCGATCGGGCTGCTCGAGCTGGGCGTCCTGAACGCCGACGGCCTCACCCCGATGAGGACGCGGGACGGCAGGGGCACCTGCGACCCCTACTGCGTCGCCAAGTACggccagaagtgggtccggacGCGCACCGTCGTCGACCGGCTCTCGCCGCGGTTCCACGAGCAGTACACGTGGGACGTCCACGACCACGCCACCGTCCTCACCGTCGGCGTCTTCGACAACTGCCAGCTCGAGAGGCGGCCGGCCGGCGCGGAGGCCGTCAGGGACGCGATCGTCGGGAAGGTGCGGATCCGGCTCTCGACCCTCGAGACCGGCCGCGTGTACACGCACTCCTACCCGCTCCTCGTCCTCCACAACTCCGGCGTCAAGAAGATGGGCGAGCTCCACCTCGCGATCCGCTTCTCCGCGACGTCCTTCTCCGACACGCTGTACGCGTACTCGCGCCCGCTGCTGCCGCGGATGCACTACGTGCGCCCGCTGTCGATGGTGCAGCAGGAGGTGCTGCGCCACCAGGCGGTGCAGATCGTGGCGCTGCGGCTGAGCCGGATGGAGCCGCCGCTCCGCCGGGAGGTGGTCGAGCACATGTCGGACGCGCACGCGCACCTCTGGAGCATGCGGCGGAGCAAGGCCAACTTCTTCCGGCTCATGTCGGTCTTCTCCGGCGTGTTCGCGGTCGCCAAGTGGTTCGCCGACGTCTGCTGCTGGACGAATCCGGTGACGACCGTTCTGGTGCACCTTCTGTTCGTCATGCTGGTCTGCTTCCCGGAGCTCATCCTCCCGACCTTCTTCCTCTACCTCTTCCTGATCGGCCTGTGGAACTACCGCCGCCGGCCGCGCCACCCGCCGCACATGAACACGCGGATATCGCACGCCGACGTCGCGCACCCGGACGAGCTCGACGAGGAGTTCGACACCTTCCCGACCAGCCGCAGCCCGGAGATCGTGCGGATGAGGTACGACCGGCTGCGGAGCGTGGCGGGGAGGATACAGACGATCGTGGGGGACGTCGCAACGCAGGGCGAGCGGTGCCAGGCGCTGGTCAGCTGGAGGGACCCGCGCGCGACCGCCGTGTTCCTGCTCTTCTGCCTCTGTGCTGCGCTGGTGCTCTACGTGACGCCGTTCCCCGTGGTGGCGCTGCTCCCCGGCTTCTACTGCATGAGGCACCCGCGGTTCCGGAACCGGCTGCCGGCCGTGCCCATGAACTTTTTCCGCCGATTGCCGGCGAGGACCGACTGCTTACTATGA
- the LOC109713640 gene encoding FT-interacting protein 1-like isoform X1, translating into MSSNLTLGVEVVSARELAPPRDGDGTANAFAELHFDSQQSRTTVKDRDLSPVWNEAFRFRVSSDPSSLPELRLDALVFHLNRSTGSRSLLGKACISSTSFVSFADAATLYYPLEKRSLFSRARGELGLKVYLTNSSIPAVDPLIQPGAAFNQDPPSLADKTETVARNNSFLHLSREQVAAEPALTFAVKEMKPEPLRAVSVPAFPSASFRQPFDFQLKETNPPLGAGRAFGGRVFPGGRTAGTYDLVERMHYLFVRVVKGRELPPRDVAGSIDPFVEVRLGNYRGTTKHFEKKHNPEWDEVFAFSRESVQSSLVEVVLKDKSLAKDGVVGRVHFDLNEVPMRVPPDSPLAPEWYRLENVRGERIKGELMLAVWIGTQADECFPNALHADSAPVDPILASVHIRGKVYHAPRLWYVRVHVVEAQDVFLSDRSRVGEVFVRAKLGSQVLKTRVAPCRTPPYYRWDEDHLFVAAEPFEEELILSVEDRVGPNKEEVIGHCRVPLAQLERRFDEREVASRWFGLQRHGGGAEAIKEEKFSSKLHLRLCLEGGYHVLSESTHYSSDLRPTAKHLWRDPIGLLELGVLNADGLTPMRTRDGRGTCDPYCVAKYGQKWVRTRTVVDRLSPRFHEQYTWDVHDHATVLTVGVFDNCQLERRPAGAEAVRDAIVGKVRIRLSTLETGRVYTHSYPLLVLHNSGVKKMGELHLAIRFSATSFSDTLYAYSRPLLPRMHYVRPLSMVQQEVLRHQAVQIVALRLSRMEPPLRREVVEHMSDAHAHLWSMRRSKANFFRLMSVFSGVFAVAKWFADVCCWTNPVTTVLVHLLFVMLVCFPELILPTFFLYLFLIGLWNYRRRPRHPPHMNTRISHADVAHPDELDEEFDTFPTSRSPEIVRMRYDRLRSVAGRIQTIVGDVATQGERCQALVSWRDPRATAVFLLFCLCAALVLYVTPFPVVALLPGFYCMRHPRFRNRLPAVPMNFFRRLPARTDCLL; encoded by the exons ATGAGCAGCAATCTCACACTGGGGGTCGAAGTCGTCAGCGCCCGCGAACTTGCCCCGCCCCGAGACGGCGACGGCACCGCCAACGCCTTCGCGGAGCTCCACTTCGACTCCCAGCAGTCCCGCACCACCGTAAAGGACCGCGACCTGAGCCCGGTCTGGAACGAGGCCTTTCGCTTCCGCGTCTCCTCCGACCCCTCGTCCCTCCCCGAGCTCCGCCTCG ACGCCCTCGTCTTCCACCTCAACCGGTCCACCGGCTCCAGGTCCCTCCTCGGCAAGGCCTGCATCTCCAGCACCTCCTTCGTTTCCTTCGCCGACGCCGCCACTCTTTACTACCCCTTGGAGAAGCGCTCCCTCTTCTCCCGCGCCCGGGGGGAGCTCGGCCTCAAAGTGTACTTAACTAACTCTTCAATCCCAGCCGTTGATCCTCTGATCCAGCCCGGCGCTGCTTTTAATCAGGACCCTCCATCACTTGCGGACAAAACAGAGACCGTTGCTCGTAATAACAGCTTCCTCCACCTCTCCAGAGAGCAAGTGGCGGCGGAACCGGCGTTGACGTTTGCGGTGAAAGAGATGAAGCCGGAGCCGCTCCGCGCCGTGTCGGTGCCGGCGTTCCCGTCGGCTTCGTTCCGGCAGCCGTTCGACTTCCAGCTGAAGGAAACCAACCCTCCGCTCGGCGCCGGCCGCGCCTTCGGGGGGCGGGTCTTccccggcggccggacggccgGGACCTACGACCTCGTGGAGCGGATGCACTACCTCTTCGTCCGCGTCGTGAAGGGCCGGGAGCTCCCCCCGCGCGACGTCGCGGGGAGCATCGACCCGTTCGTGGAGGTGCGGCTCGGGAACTACCGGGGGACGACGAAGCACTTCGAGAAGAAGCACAACCCGGAGTGGGACGAGGTGTTCGCGTTCTCGCGGGAGAGCGTGCAGTCGTCGCTGGTGGAGGTGGTGCTCAAGGATAAGTCGCTCGCGAAGGACGGCGTCGTGGGCCGGGTGCACTTCGACCTGAACGAGGTGCCGATGCGCGTCCCGCCGGACAGCCCGCTGGCTCCGGAGTGGTACCGGCTGGAGAACGTCAGGGGGGAGAGGATCAAGGGCGAGCTGATGCTGGCGGTGTGGATCGGGACGCAGGCCGACGAGTGCTTCCCGAACGCGCTGCACGCCGACTCCGCTCCGGTCGATCCGATCCTCGCGAGCGTCCACATCCGGGGGAAGGTCTACCACGCGCCGCGGCTGTGGTACGTCCGGGTGCACGTCGTGGAGGCGCAGGACGTGTTCCTGTCGGACCGCAGCCGGGTGGGCGAGGTGTTCGTCCGGGCGAAGCTGGGGAGCCAGGTGCTGAAGACGCGGGTGGCGCCGTGCCGGACGCCGCCGTACTACCGGTGGGACGAGGATCACCTGTTCGTGGCGGCGGAGCCCTTCGAGGAGGAGCTGATCCTGTCGGTGGAGGACCGCGTGGGGCCGAACAAGGAGGAGGTGATCGGCCACTGCCGCGTGCCGCTGGCGCAGCTGGAGCGGCGGTTCGACGAGCGGGAGGTCGCGTCGAGGTGGTTCGGCCTGCAGAggcacggcggcggcgcggaggcGATCAAGGAGGAGAAGTTCTCCAGCAAGCTCCACCTCCGGCTCTGCCTCGAGGGCGGCTACCACGTGCTGAGCGAGTCGACGCACTACAGCAGCGATCTCCGCCCGACGGCGAAGCACCTGTGGAGGGATCCGATCGGGCTGCTCGAGCTGGGCGTCCTGAACGCCGACGGCCTCACCCCGATGAGGACGCGGGACGGCAGGGGCACCTGCGACCCCTACTGCGTCGCCAAGTACggccagaagtgggtccggacGCGCACCGTCGTCGACCGGCTCTCGCCGCGGTTCCACGAGCAGTACACGTGGGACGTCCACGACCACGCCACCGTCCTCACCGTCGGCGTCTTCGACAACTGCCAGCTCGAGAGGCGGCCGGCCGGCGCGGAGGCCGTCAGGGACGCGATCGTCGGGAAGGTGCGGATCCGGCTCTCGACCCTCGAGACCGGCCGCGTGTACACGCACTCCTACCCGCTCCTCGTCCTCCACAACTCCGGCGTCAAGAAGATGGGCGAGCTCCACCTCGCGATCCGCTTCTCCGCGACGTCCTTCTCCGACACGCTGTACGCGTACTCGCGCCCGCTGCTGCCGCGGATGCACTACGTGCGCCCGCTGTCGATGGTGCAGCAGGAGGTGCTGCGCCACCAGGCGGTGCAGATCGTGGCGCTGCGGCTGAGCCGGATGGAGCCGCCGCTCCGCCGGGAGGTGGTCGAGCACATGTCGGACGCGCACGCGCACCTCTGGAGCATGCGGCGGAGCAAGGCCAACTTCTTCCGGCTCATGTCGGTCTTCTCCGGCGTGTTCGCGGTCGCCAAGTGGTTCGCCGACGTCTGCTGCTGGACGAATCCGGTGACGACCGTTCTGGTGCACCTTCTGTTCGTCATGCTGGTCTGCTTCCCGGAGCTCATCCTCCCGACCTTCTTCCTCTACCTCTTCCTGATCGGCCTGTGGAACTACCGCCGCCGGCCGCGCCACCCGCCGCACATGAACACGCGGATATCGCACGCCGACGTCGCGCACCCGGACGAGCTCGACGAGGAGTTCGACACCTTCCCGACCAGCCGCAGCCCGGAGATCGTGCGGATGAGGTACGACCGGCTGCGGAGCGTGGCGGGGAGGATACAGACGATCGTGGGGGACGTCGCAACGCAGGGCGAGCGGTGCCAGGCGCTGGTCAGCTGGAGGGACCCGCGCGCGACCGCCGTGTTCCTGCTCTTCTGCCTCTGTGCTGCGCTGGTGCTCTACGTGACGCCGTTCCCCGTGGTGGCGCTGCTCCCCGGCTTCTACTGCATGAGGCACCCGCGGTTCCGGAACCGGCTGCCGGCCGTGCCCATGAACTTTTTCCGCCGATTGCCGGCGAGGACCGACTGCTTACTATGA